A window of the Sabethes cyaneus chromosome 1, idSabCyanKW18_F2, whole genome shotgun sequence genome harbors these coding sequences:
- the LOC128741215 gene encoding myosin light chain alkali: MAADLKDVEIEKAQFVFSVYDFEGKNSIDAFEIGNALRALNLNPTLDLIGKMGGTKKRGEKQVKFEEFLPIYAQVKKEKEQGCFEDFLECLKLYDKNEDGTMLLAELSHSLLALGEKLTEDELDHVFKDCMDPEDDDGNIPYAPFLKKMMDNMIVINLK, from the exons ATG GCAGCCGATCTGAAAGACGTTGAAATTGAGA AGGCACAGTTCGTGTTCTCCGTCTACGATTTTGAGGGCAAAAACAGCATTGATGCCTTCGAAATTGGAAATGCCCTGCGCGCTCTCAACCTCAACCCAACTTTGGACCTGATCGGCAAAATGGGCGGAACCAAGAAGCGTGGCGAGAAGCAAGTCAAGTTCGAAGAATTCCTGCCCATCTACGCTCAGGTTAAGAAAGAAAAGGAGCAGGGATGCTTCGAGGATTTCCTTGAGTGTCTTAAGCTGTACGACAAGAATGAGGACGGCACTATGCTGCTGGCTGAATTGAGCCACAGCTTACTTGCTCTGG GAGAAAAGCTGACCGAAGATGAACTTGACCATGTCTTCAAGGATTGCATGGACCCCGAGGACGATGACGGCAACATCCCATATGCCC CCTTCCTCAAGAAAATGATGGACAACATGATAGTCATCAACCTTAAGTAA